A genomic stretch from Aminobacter aminovorans includes:
- a CDS encoding tripartite tricarboxylate transporter substrate-binding protein, translating to MKKLIASLATAAAVAIFPLAANAAGYPERTITVVVPFAAGGPTDTVTRLVAESMSKDLGQQVIVENVGGAGGTLGAGRVAAADPDGYTLLLHHIGMATSATLYRKLAYDTLNAFEYVGLVTEVPMTIVAKKDLAPSDLKGLVEYAKANKDTVTVANAGIGAASHLCGMLFMSAIGTPLVTVPYKGTGPAMTDLLGGQVDIMCDQTTNTTKQIKGGTIKAYAVTSPARLDVLPDVPTTKEGGVDGMEVGIWHGVYAPKGTPAEVTERLSQSLQKALKDPNVVARFAELGTIPSSEADATPAALKAKLESEIARWKPIIESAGQFAD from the coding sequence ATGAAGAAACTTATCGCCTCGCTGGCGACGGCTGCCGCCGTTGCCATTTTCCCGCTTGCTGCCAACGCTGCCGGCTATCCCGAGCGCACCATTACCGTCGTCGTGCCGTTCGCGGCCGGTGGCCCGACCGACACCGTCACCCGGCTCGTTGCTGAATCGATGTCGAAGGACCTCGGCCAGCAGGTCATCGTCGAAAACGTCGGCGGTGCCGGCGGTACGCTCGGTGCCGGCCGCGTCGCTGCCGCAGATCCGGACGGCTACACGCTGTTGCTGCACCACATCGGCATGGCCACCAGCGCTACGCTGTACCGCAAGCTCGCCTACGACACGCTGAACGCCTTCGAATATGTCGGCCTCGTCACCGAAGTGCCGATGACGATCGTTGCCAAGAAGGATCTGGCGCCGAGCGACCTCAAGGGCCTGGTCGAATACGCCAAGGCCAACAAGGACACCGTCACGGTTGCCAATGCCGGCATCGGTGCGGCCTCCCATCTCTGCGGCATGCTGTTCATGAGCGCCATTGGCACGCCTTTGGTCACGGTTCCCTACAAGGGCACCGGCCCTGCCATGACCGATCTGCTCGGCGGCCAGGTCGACATCATGTGCGACCAGACCACCAACACCACCAAGCAGATCAAGGGCGGCACCATCAAGGCTTATGCGGTAACCTCGCCCGCACGCCTTGACGTCCTGCCTGACGTTCCGACCACCAAGGAAGGCGGCGTCGACGGCATGGAAGTCGGCATCTGGCACGGCGTCTACGCGCCCAAGGGCACGCCGGCCGAAGTGACCGAGCGCCTGTCGCAGTCGCTGCAGAAGGCGCTGAAGGATCCAAACGTGGTTGCCCGCTTCGCCGAACTCGGCACCATCCCGTCATCGGAAGCGGATGCCACGCCGGCCGCGCTGAAGGCCAAGCTCGAAAGCGAGATCGCCCGCTGGAAGCCGATCATCGAGTCCGCCGGCCAGTTCGCCGACTGA
- a CDS encoding tripartite tricarboxylate transporter TctB family protein: MNKLSIDPTNGACGAIFVATGAFFAIQSLGLELGTTFRMGPGYFPLALALALIVLGLIVVVQATRVAGEPIGPIAWRGMAFILPAPVFFGLTVRGLGFVPSIFLTCLIAAFASTRMKPLGAIILSAGVTLFSVIVFSYALGLPFQRFGPWLPF, encoded by the coding sequence ATGAACAAGCTTTCCATCGATCCCACCAACGGTGCCTGCGGCGCGATCTTTGTCGCCACCGGCGCCTTCTTCGCCATCCAGTCGCTCGGCCTCGAACTCGGCACCACCTTCCGCATGGGGCCGGGTTACTTCCCGCTCGCCCTCGCCCTTGCATTGATCGTGCTCGGCCTCATCGTCGTCGTCCAGGCCACCAGGGTAGCAGGTGAGCCGATTGGCCCGATCGCCTGGCGTGGCATGGCCTTCATCCTGCCGGCACCGGTCTTCTTCGGTCTTACGGTACGCGGGCTTGGCTTCGTTCCGTCGATCTTCCTGACCTGTCTGATCGCTGCCTTCGCCTCGACGCGGATGAAGCCGCTCGGCGCAATCATCCTCTCCGCCGGGGTAACGCTGTTCTCGGTCATCGTCTTCAGCTACGCGCTGGGACTGCCGTTCCAGCGCTTCGGCCCCTGGCTGCCATTCTGA
- a CDS encoding tripartite tricarboxylate transporter permease has protein sequence MELFDNLALGFSTATTLANLGFCLIGVLLGTLIGVLPGIGATATIAMLLPITFQIGDPVSSLIMLSGIYYGAQYGGSTTAILINMPGESSSAVTAIDGYQMARKGRAGAALAIAAIGSFFAGTVSTFLVAVFAPPLTAIALQFGAAEYFSLMVVGLVSSIALAHGSIVKALAMVVLGLLLGLVGTDIYTGTPRFTLGIREYADGLNFVAVAVGVFGIAEILRNLESEKTREVLMAKVSGLLPTREDFHAMAAPILRGTAIGSALGILPGGGAILAAFASYTVEKRVSKNPEEFGKGAVAGVAGPESANNAGAQTSFIPMLTLGIPANPVMALMIGAMIIQGIVPGPNVATEQPALFWGIIASMWIGNLMLIILNLPLIGLWVKLLTVPYYVLFPIIMAFCAIGVYSVNSNVFDLYAVAFFGFIGYVLVKLRCEPAPLLLGFVLGPLLEENLRRAMILSRGDPTTFITRPISAILLALAAGVLIVVLLPAVRKKRDEVFVEEDA, from the coding sequence ATGGAACTCTTCGACAATCTCGCGCTCGGCTTCTCGACCGCCACGACGCTCGCCAATCTGGGTTTCTGCCTGATCGGCGTCCTGCTCGGCACGCTCATCGGTGTGCTGCCCGGCATCGGCGCCACCGCCACCATCGCCATGCTGTTGCCGATCACTTTTCAGATCGGCGATCCCGTCTCCTCGCTCATCATGCTCTCCGGGATCTACTACGGCGCGCAATATGGCGGCTCGACCACCGCGATCCTGATCAACATGCCGGGCGAATCCTCGTCCGCGGTGACCGCCATCGACGGTTACCAGATGGCACGCAAGGGGCGCGCAGGTGCTGCACTCGCCATTGCCGCCATCGGCTCGTTTTTCGCCGGCACCGTTTCGACGTTCCTCGTTGCCGTCTTCGCGCCGCCGCTGACGGCAATTGCGCTTCAGTTCGGTGCTGCCGAGTACTTCTCGCTGATGGTCGTCGGCCTGGTCTCGTCCATCGCCCTTGCCCATGGCTCGATCGTCAAGGCACTTGCGATGGTCGTGCTCGGCCTGCTGCTCGGCCTCGTCGGCACCGACATCTATACCGGCACGCCGCGCTTCACGCTGGGCATTCGCGAATATGCGGACGGGCTCAACTTCGTCGCGGTCGCCGTCGGCGTCTTCGGCATCGCCGAAATCCTGCGCAACCTCGAAAGCGAAAAGACGCGCGAAGTGCTGATGGCCAAGGTTTCGGGCCTGTTGCCGACGCGCGAGGATTTCCACGCCATGGCGGCACCCATCCTGCGCGGCACGGCGATCGGCTCGGCACTCGGCATCCTGCCCGGCGGCGGCGCCATCCTCGCCGCCTTCGCCTCCTATACGGTGGAAAAGCGCGTTTCCAAGAACCCGGAGGAGTTCGGCAAGGGTGCTGTGGCCGGTGTCGCCGGTCCGGAATCGGCCAACAATGCCGGTGCCCAGACCTCTTTCATCCCGATGCTGACGCTCGGCATCCCGGCCAATCCCGTGATGGCGCTGATGATCGGCGCGATGATCATCCAGGGCATCGTGCCCGGCCCCAACGTCGCGACCGAGCAGCCGGCGCTGTTCTGGGGCATCATCGCGTCGATGTGGATCGGCAACCTGATGCTGATCATCCTCAACCTGCCGCTCATCGGCCTGTGGGTGAAGCTTTTGACGGTGCCCTATTACGTGCTGTTCCCGATCATCATGGCGTTCTGTGCCATCGGCGTCTACAGCGTCAACTCCAACGTCTTCGACCTTTATGCCGTCGCCTTCTTCGGCTTCATCGGCTACGTGCTGGTCAAGCTGCGCTGCGAACCGGCGCCATTGCTGCTCGGCTTCGTGCTCGGGCCGCTGCTCGAAGAAAACCTGCGTCGCGCCATGATCCTGTCGCGTGGCGACCCGACCACCTTCATCACCCGTCCGATCAGCGCCATCCTTCTGGCTCTGGCAGCAGGCGTGCTGATCGTGGTGCTGCTCCCGGCGGTGCGCAAGAAGCGCGACGAGGTCTTCGTCGAGGAAGACGCCTGA
- a CDS encoding alpha/beta fold hydrolase, with protein MRSFWTAVVVAFVSLFALASASAEERWLTLPEPAAMPASTETGYAKVNGIDMYYAVYGAGDPILLIHGGLGHADIWASQVAELSKTHKVVVADSRGHGRSSRTTEPFGYELMASDYLALLDHLKIDKTAIVGWSDGGIVGIDIAMKHPERLTRLYAQAANVTTDGVDPGVETNKTFGAYIERSGKDYARMSKTPDQYEAFVGQISEMWKTQPNWSKEELAKIMVPTAIVLGDHDEAVTRKHTEYMASIIPGAELIILPDASHFAMLQAPDEYNKSVLEFIDQK; from the coding sequence ATGCGTTCTTTCTGGACTGCTGTTGTTGTTGCTTTTGTTTCACTGTTTGCCTTGGCATCGGCAAGTGCCGAAGAACGCTGGCTGACCTTGCCGGAACCGGCCGCCATGCCGGCATCGACCGAGACCGGCTATGCCAAGGTCAACGGCATCGACATGTATTATGCCGTCTACGGTGCCGGCGATCCTATCCTCTTGATCCATGGCGGCCTCGGCCATGCAGACATCTGGGCGAGCCAGGTGGCTGAACTGTCCAAGACCCACAAGGTAGTCGTCGCCGACAGCCGCGGCCACGGCCGCTCGAGCCGCACCACGGAGCCCTTCGGTTATGAACTGATGGCATCCGACTATCTGGCGCTGCTCGACCATCTCAAGATCGACAAGACCGCGATCGTCGGCTGGAGCGACGGCGGCATCGTCGGCATCGATATCGCCATGAAACACCCTGAACGCCTGACCCGGCTCTACGCCCAGGCAGCCAACGTCACCACAGACGGCGTCGATCCCGGTGTCGAGACCAACAAGACCTTCGGCGCCTATATCGAACGCTCCGGCAAGGACTACGCCAGGATGTCGAAGACGCCCGATCAGTACGAGGCCTTCGTCGGCCAGATCAGCGAGATGTGGAAGACGCAGCCGAACTGGAGCAAGGAAGAGCTGGCGAAGATCATGGTGCCGACGGCGATCGTGCTCGGCGACCATGACGAGGCGGTGACGCGCAAACACACCGAATACATGGCCTCGATCATCCCTGGCGCCGAGTTGATCATCCTGCCCGACGCCAGCCATTTCGCCATGCTGCAGGCGCCGGACGAATACAACAAGTCGGTGCTGGAGTTCATCGACCAGAAATAG
- a CDS encoding DUF2188 domain-containing protein, producing MAKLVYEIVQHDGGWAYKVGDTFSETFPTHDHALQAAETAAAEQRVAGSTDGIQYEDADGRWHDELAKGDDRPETEVSD from the coding sequence ATGGCCAAGCTCGTCTATGAAATAGTCCAGCACGATGGTGGCTGGGCCTACAAGGTCGGCGACACCTTCTCCGAGACCTTCCCCACCCACGATCACGCCCTGCAGGCAGCAGAGACCGCGGCTGCCGAACAGCGCGTCGCCGGCTCGACCGACGGCATCCAGTATGAGGATGCGGACGGCCGCTGGCACGACGAACTCGCCAAGGGCGACGACAGGCCGGAGACCGAGGTCTCCGACTAG
- a CDS encoding SH3 domain-containing protein → MSLMSVFAGKPAFPAKAVLSAAVLATVAATLSIGAATPAQAQYCEGTVHGLSRSYDLARGTGFLAVRVGPSASAPMVHQLFNGDKVEITDKRGSWYFVGSDGFEGWAHRKWMSNSCGY, encoded by the coding sequence ATGTCGCTCATGTCAGTATTTGCAGGCAAACCAGCATTTCCAGCCAAGGCGGTGCTCTCGGCGGCAGTGCTTGCCACCGTTGCAGCAACGCTATCGATCGGCGCTGCAACGCCAGCGCAGGCGCAATATTGCGAAGGCACCGTGCATGGCCTGTCGCGCAGCTATGATCTGGCCCGCGGCACCGGCTTCTTGGCCGTGCGCGTCGGCCCAAGCGCCTCGGCGCCCATGGTCCACCAGTTGTTCAACGGCGACAAGGTCGAGATCACCGACAAGCGCGGCAGCTGGTACTTCGTCGGCAGTGACGGTTTTGAGGGCTGGGCCCACCGCAAGTGGATGAGCAATTCCTGCGGCTACTGA
- a CDS encoding alpha/beta fold hydrolase yields the protein MATTILGWVASIAFLAVVLVGGYFVLATRRISVQAERAVPASGSFMQLGRHNIHYVDQGQGRPILFIHGLGAQLHHFRHPLFPELADFRCVALDRPGSGYSGRPAGFAGGLVEQAELIAGFIAKLGLERPLVVGHSLGGAVALALAENHPEAVSGLALLSPLTHMEDELRPEFRSLYIKSSLKRRLIAETVAIPTSLKYAPQTLAFLFSPQAAPKDYGTAGGGFAGLRPSHFYASSADMVAIERDLGAIEARYGELDLPVAVIFGTADRVLDYRLHGEPLAGRIKGLELDLVQGLGHMPQFVEPQRVAAMIRRVAAKAFATERTENQ from the coding sequence ATGGCGACGACGATTCTCGGCTGGGTGGCCAGCATCGCCTTTCTCGCTGTTGTTCTTGTCGGCGGCTATTTCGTGCTGGCGACGCGCAGGATTTCGGTGCAGGCCGAACGCGCCGTGCCAGCCAGCGGCAGCTTCATGCAGCTTGGCCGTCACAACATCCATTATGTCGACCAGGGGCAGGGCCGCCCGATCCTGTTCATCCACGGCCTCGGCGCGCAATTGCACCATTTCCGCCACCCGCTGTTTCCCGAACTGGCCGATTTCAGGTGTGTCGCGCTCGACCGGCCGGGCTCGGGCTATTCCGGACGACCAGCCGGCTTTGCCGGTGGCCTCGTCGAGCAGGCGGAGTTGATCGCAGGCTTCATTGCCAAGCTTGGGCTCGAGCGGCCGCTTGTCGTCGGTCATTCGCTCGGCGGTGCCGTGGCGTTGGCCTTGGCTGAAAACCATCCGGAGGCGGTTTCGGGGCTGGCGCTGCTCTCGCCGCTGACACATATGGAGGACGAGCTGCGGCCCGAATTCCGTTCGCTCTACATCAAGTCGTCGCTGAAGCGCCGGCTGATAGCCGAGACAGTGGCCATACCGACGAGCCTGAAATACGCGCCGCAGACTTTGGCCTTCCTGTTTTCGCCGCAGGCGGCACCGAAGGACTATGGCACGGCGGGTGGCGGCTTTGCCGGGCTGCGGCCGAGCCATTTCTACGCCTCCTCGGCTGACATGGTGGCGATCGAGCGGGACCTCGGTGCGATCGAGGCGCGTTATGGCGAACTGGATCTGCCCGTCGCCGTCATATTCGGCACCGCCGATCGGGTGCTCGACTACCGGCTGCACGGCGAACCGCTGGCCGGCAGGATCAAGGGCCTGGAACTCGACCTCGTCCAGGGCCTCGGCCACATGCCGCAATTCGTCGAGCCGCAACGGGTGGCGGCGATGATCCGGCGCGTTGCCGCCAAGGCATTCGCGACGGAACGGACCGAAAATCAGTAG
- the wrbA gene encoding NAD(P)H:quinone oxidoreductase type IV, with protein sequence MAKILVLYYSSWGHMEQMAKAAAEGARAAGADVTIKRVPELVPEAVAKAAYYKLDQEAPIADPLELADYDGIIIGTATRYGTMASQMKNFLDQTGPLWAKGALLDKVGSVMVSTATQHGGAELALINAQIHLQHHGMVIVPLSYAYQGQMGNDVVRGGAPYGMTTTSDGDGSRQPSAQELEGAHFQGKRVAEIAIRLHGKGSNAVKEVA encoded by the coding sequence ATGGCTAAGATTCTTGTTCTCTACTATTCGAGCTGGGGCCACATGGAGCAGATGGCCAAGGCCGCTGCCGAAGGCGCCCGTGCCGCCGGCGCCGACGTGACGATCAAGCGCGTTCCCGAGCTGGTGCCCGAGGCTGTCGCCAAGGCTGCCTACTACAAGCTCGACCAGGAAGCGCCGATCGCCGACCCGCTCGAACTGGCCGACTATGACGGCATCATCATCGGTACCGCCACCCGCTACGGCACCATGGCGTCGCAGATGAAGAACTTCCTCGACCAGACCGGCCCGCTCTGGGCCAAGGGCGCACTGCTCGACAAGGTCGGCTCGGTGATGGTCTCGACCGCGACCCAGCATGGCGGCGCCGAACTGGCGCTCATCAACGCCCAGATCCACCTGCAGCACCACGGCATGGTCATCGTGCCGCTGTCCTATGCCTATCAGGGCCAGATGGGCAACGACGTCGTCCGCGGCGGCGCGCCTTACGGCATGACCACCACGTCGGACGGCGACGGTTCGCGCCAGCCTTCGGCACAGGAGCTCGAAGGCGCGCACTTCCAGGGCAAGCGCGTGGCCGAGATCGCCATCCGCCTGCATGGCAAGGGTTCGAACGCCGTCAAGGAAGTCGCATAA
- a CDS encoding competence/damage-inducible protein A has product MADIVTAAMVVIGDEILSGRTKDKNIGHLADMMTAAGIDLREVRVVPDDEDEIVAAVNAVRARYDYVFTTGGIGPTHDDITADSISKAFGVPCEYEPRAYAMLEANYASRGLEFSEARKRMARTPRGADLIENPVSVAPGFRIGNVHVMAGVPSIFQAMLDNVMPTLRTGTKLLSTTVQCPYGEGTIGGPLGEIQKAHPDTIIGSYPKYLDGTFWTELVVRARSEQAMDAARIAIEAMLADIATAAAAKA; this is encoded by the coding sequence ATGGCCGACATCGTCACCGCAGCAATGGTCGTCATCGGCGACGAGATCCTGTCCGGCCGCACCAAGGACAAGAATATCGGCCACCTCGCCGACATGATGACCGCCGCGGGCATCGACCTCCGGGAAGTGCGCGTCGTTCCTGACGACGAGGATGAGATCGTCGCGGCGGTCAATGCGGTGCGTGCCCGCTACGACTACGTCTTCACCACAGGCGGCATCGGCCCGACGCATGACGACATCACCGCCGACTCGATCTCCAAGGCATTCGGCGTGCCATGCGAATACGAGCCACGCGCCTATGCCATGCTGGAAGCCAACTACGCCTCGCGCGGCCTCGAATTCTCCGAGGCGCGCAAGCGCATGGCGCGCACCCCGCGTGGCGCCGACCTGATCGAGAACCCGGTCTCGGTGGCGCCCGGCTTCCGCATCGGCAACGTCCATGTCATGGCCGGCGTGCCGTCGATCTTCCAGGCGATGCTCGACAATGTCATGCCGACGCTCAGGACCGGCACCAAGCTGTTGTCGACAACCGTGCAATGCCCCTATGGCGAAGGCACGATCGGCGGCCCGCTCGGCGAGATCCAGAAGGCGCATCCCGACACCATCATCGGCTCCTATCCGAAATATCTCGACGGCACCTTCTGGACCGAACTCGTCGTGCGCGCGCGCTCCGAGCAAGCCATGGACGCCGCCCGCATCGCCATCGAGGCGATGCTTGCCGACATAGCAACAGCGGCCGCCGCGAAAGCCTGA
- a CDS encoding universal stress protein: MPFKTIVAIIQSERDVSRVLDVAIPFAERHESHLIGVHAEALAMPYTTAVGFPDTEFIQANADLCKERAEKVQQAFLSRIETSGVSFEWRSFESFSGDSALSGVESARCADIVIVAQASPEARDSVAADIDSLIYEAGRPVLVVPHSAPLISTFRRILVAWNGSREATRAAFDALPFVIEADATEILVIDPVETAAQSMDAAGAEIASAFARHGAKVSVSVEQSRGHTVDAVIHNKVVETGADLLVMGAYSHSWIREFLFGGITRNILQAGDTAILLSR, encoded by the coding sequence ATGCCGTTCAAGACAATCGTTGCCATCATCCAGAGCGAACGCGACGTCAGCCGCGTTCTCGACGTGGCGATCCCGTTTGCCGAGCGGCACGAAAGCCACCTGATCGGCGTCCACGCCGAGGCGCTGGCTATGCCCTACACGACGGCTGTCGGTTTTCCCGACACCGAGTTCATCCAGGCCAATGCCGACCTCTGCAAGGAGCGCGCCGAAAAGGTGCAGCAGGCGTTCCTGTCGCGCATCGAAACGTCTGGCGTGTCGTTCGAATGGCGCAGCTTCGAGAGCTTTTCCGGCGATAGCGCGCTGTCAGGGGTCGAAAGCGCGCGTTGTGCCGATATCGTCATCGTCGCCCAGGCGTCACCCGAGGCAAGGGATTCGGTTGCCGCCGACATCGACTCGCTGATCTACGAGGCCGGCCGGCCGGTGTTGGTCGTGCCGCATTCGGCGCCGCTGATCTCGACGTTCCGCCGCATCCTGGTTGCCTGGAACGGCAGCCGCGAAGCCACGCGCGCCGCCTTCGATGCCTTGCCCTTCGTCATCGAGGCCGATGCCACCGAAATCCTGGTCATCGACCCGGTCGAAACCGCCGCCCAGAGCATGGATGCGGCCGGCGCCGAAATCGCCTCGGCCTTTGCCCGCCATGGCGCCAAGGTCTCGGTCAGCGTCGAGCAGTCGCGCGGCCACACCGTCGACGCGGTCATCCACAACAAGGTTGTCGAAACCGGCGCAGACCTCCTTGTAATGGGCGCCTATAGTCATTCCTGGATCCGCGAGTTCCTGTTTGGCGGCATCACCCGCAACATCCTGCAAGCCGGCGACACAGCGATCCTGCTGTCGCGGTAA
- the gpt gene encoding xanthine phosphoribosyltransferase produces the protein MSLPEKAFPVSWDQFHRDARALAWRLAGVNPQWKAIVCITRGGLVPAAIISRELGIRLIETICIASYHDYTSQGQLQVLKEITPSLLEGEGENVLIVDDLTDTGKTAAIVRAMMPKAHFATVYAKPKGRPLVDTFVTEVSQDTWIYFPWDLGFTYQKPIAEDHMG, from the coding sequence ATGTCCCTTCCCGAAAAAGCCTTTCCCGTATCCTGGGACCAGTTCCATCGCGACGCGCGTGCGCTCGCCTGGCGCCTCGCCGGCGTCAATCCGCAGTGGAAGGCGATCGTCTGCATCACCCGTGGCGGCCTGGTGCCGGCGGCGATCATCTCGCGCGAACTCGGCATCCGGCTGATCGAGACGATCTGCATCGCCTCTTATCACGACTACACCTCACAGGGTCAGTTGCAGGTGCTGAAGGAGATCACGCCGTCGCTGCTCGAAGGCGAAGGTGAAAACGTGCTGATCGTCGACGACTTGACCGACACCGGCAAGACAGCGGCGATCGTTCGTGCGATGATGCCCAAGGCGCATTTCGCCACCGTCTACGCCAAGCCAAAAGGCCGGCCGCTGGTCGACACATTCGTCACCGAAGTGTCGCAGGATACCTGGATTTATTTCCCATGGGATCTCGGCTTCACTTACCAGAAGCCGATCGCCGAAGACCACATGGGCTGA
- a CDS encoding NUDIX hydrolase: protein MLMKPVYHNHLVERIRRLFGAPACRLQVAALPWHRISTGIEIMLITSRDTGRWVLPKGWPEPAERLCETAAREASEEAGLSGSVDTHEAGRYFYLKELSSGEQVACEVLVYPLEVRKVAEKWKERRQRTRKWVSPGEAARMVNEPDLCRLIASFGAAHGKFAA from the coding sequence ATGCTGATGAAGCCTGTCTATCACAACCATCTGGTCGAGCGCATTCGCCGGCTTTTCGGTGCTCCGGCCTGCAGGCTCCAGGTCGCCGCCCTGCCCTGGCACCGTATCTCCACCGGCATCGAGATCATGCTCATCACCAGCCGCGACACCGGCCGCTGGGTCCTGCCCAAGGGCTGGCCGGAACCAGCCGAACGGCTGTGCGAGACCGCGGCGCGCGAAGCGAGCGAGGAAGCCGGCCTCAGCGGTTCGGTCGACACCCACGAAGCCGGCCGCTACTTCTATCTCAAGGAACTGTCCAGCGGCGAGCAGGTCGCCTGCGAGGTGCTCGTGTATCCGCTCGAGGTGCGCAAGGTCGCCGAGAAGTGGAAAGAGCGACGGCAGCGCACGCGCAAGTGGGTCTCTCCAGGCGAGGCGGCACGCATGGTCAACGAACCCGATCTTTGCCGGCTGATCGCGTCCTTCGGCGCCGCGCACGGAAAATTCGCCGCCTGA